A genomic stretch from Setaria viridis chromosome 1, Setaria_viridis_v4.0, whole genome shotgun sequence includes:
- the LOC117841688 gene encoding uncharacterized protein At2g24330 isoform X2, whose translation MSSMGGGEVGTPRGLARSSSGVWWKLGDAAAASDASSEVERRLRGIAEEEAAVRARVERRHAAAPAVRRRIAAASMGLEAVALVYGLWTAARRRGNSSRRLKLLHLLPALAVPAMATLVLAAFARFRRTLDGRDQQHLERLRTERKAKIGSFRGSHHNLQKLIEYDPDDAADSSNNSSDAAATKKKLKRTHSRLSFHVGDE comes from the exons ATGTCGTCGATGGGTGGTGGTGAGGTTGGGACGCCGAGGGGCCTGGCGCGCTCCTCCTCTGGCGTCTGGTGGAAGCTCGGCGATGCAGCAGCCGCCTCGGATGCGTCATcggaggtggagcggcggctgcgcggcatcgccgaggaggaggccgccgtcAGGGCCCGCGTGGAgaggcgccacgccgccgcccccgccgtccgccgcaGGATCGCCGCCGCTTCCATGGGCCTTGAGGCGGTGGCGTTGGTGTACGGCCTGTGGACCGCAGCAAGGAGGCggggcaacagcagcaggagGTTGAAGCTTCTCCATCTGCTGCCTGCGCTCGCCGTACCCGCCATGGCCACGCTCGTGCTCGCGGCGTTCGCACGATTCAGGAGAACGT TGGATGGGCGGGACCAGCAGCATCTTGAGCGCCTCCGAACAGAACGCAAGGCAAAGATTGGCAGCTTCAGGGGAAGCCACCACAACCTGCAGAAGCTCATCGAG TATGATCCCGATGATGCCGCTGACAGCAGTAACAACAGCAGCGATGCTGCTGCTACCAAgaagaagctcaagaggacgCACTCGCGGTTGAGCTTCCATGTCGGAGACGAATGA
- the LOC117841687 gene encoding eukaryotic initiation factor 4A-III homolog B, protein MAAPTTSRRGPGAARNMDDDNLTFETSPGVEVVSSFDQMGIKDDLLRGIYGYGFEKPSAIQQRAVLPIINGRDVIAQAQSGTGKTSMISLTVCQIVDTAVREVQALILSPTRELASQTERVMLAIGDYLNIQVHACIGGKSIGEDIRRLENGVHVVSGTPGRVCDMIKRRTLRTRAIKLLVLDEADEMLSRGFKDQIYDVYRYLPPELQVVLISATLPHEILEITSKFMTEPVRILVKRDELTLEGIKQFFVAVEKEEWKFDTLCDLYDTLTITQAVIFCNTKRKVDWLTERMRSNNFTVSAMHGDMPQQERDAIMSEFRSGATRVLITTDVWARGLDVQQVSLVINYDLPNNRELYIHRIGRSGRFGRKGVAINFVRKDDIRILRDIEQYYSTQIDEMPMNVADLI, encoded by the exons ATGGCGGCGCCCACCACCTCCCgccgcggccccggcgccgcccgcaaCATGGACGACGACAACCTCACCTTCGAGACCTCCCCGGGGGTCGAGGTCGTCAGCAGCTTCGACCAGATGGGGATCAAGGACGACCTCCTCCGCGGCATCTACGGCTACGGATTCGAGAAGCCCTCCGCCATCCAGCAGCGCGCAGTCCTCCCCATCATCAACGGCCGCGACGTCATCGCGCAGGCCCAGTCCGGCACGGGAAAGACATCCATGATCTCACTCACCGTctgccagatcgtcgacaccGCCGTCCGCGA GGTCCAGGCTTTGATCCTCTCACCTACTAGAGAGCTTGCTTCGCAAACAGAGAGAGTTATGCTGGCTATCGGTGACTACCTCAACATCCAAGTGCATGCTTGCATTGGTGGAAAAAGTATCGGCGAGGATATCAGGAGGCTTGAGAACGGAGTGCACGTTGTCTCAGGAACTCCAGGCAGAGTATGTGATATGATCAAGAGAAGGACCCTGCGAACAAGAGCCATCAAGCTTCTAGTTCTG GATGAAGCTGATGAGATGTTGAGCAGAGGCTTTAAGGATCAGATTTACGATGTCTACAGATACCTCCCACCGGAACTTCAG GTGGTTTTGATCTCTGCCACTCTTCCTCATGAGATCCTAGAGATTACTAGCAAGTTCATGACCGAACCAGTTAGGATCCTTGTGAAGCGTGATGAGTTGACCCTGGAG GGCATCAAACAATTCTTTGTTGCTGTTGAGAAAGAAGAATGGAAGTTTGATACGCTGTGTGATCTTTATGATACGTTGACCATCACCCAAGCTGTTATTTTCTGCAATACTAAGAGAAAG GTGGATTGGCTTACTGAAAGAATGCGCAGCAATAACTTCACAGTATCAGCTATGCATGGTGACATGCCCCAACAGGAAAGGGATGCCATCATGTCAGAGTTCAGGTCTGGTGCAACTCGTGTGTTAATCACTACGGATGTTTGGGCTCGAGGACTGGACGTTCAGCAG GTTTCGCTTGTCATAAATTACGATCTCCCAAATAATCGTGAGCTTTACATCCATCGCATTGGTCGCTCTGGTCGTTTCGGGCGCAAG GGTGTGGCGATCAATTTCGTGCGCAAGGATGACATCCGTATCCTGAGGGATATAGAGCAGTACTACAGCACACAAATTGATGAGATGCCAATGAATGTTGCTGATCTTATTTGA
- the LOC117841686 gene encoding inactive leucine-rich repeat receptor-like serine/threonine-protein kinase At1g60630 yields MPPPCFPRGRSRGPCPWLFFLFLLLLHLSPLAASAADADALLTLKSSLDRSDRLPWRPDTAPAFCSAWPGVRQCDRAARVTKLVLEGLNLTGSLTAALLAPLAELRVLSLKSNALTGPIPDALPRALPNLKLLYLADNRFQGRVPASLALLHRATVIVLSGNRLTGQIPRSLAALPRLTSLLLDRNLLTGAVPPLAQPTLRALNVSANRLSGEIPPALAGRFNASSFLPNAGLCGPPLGARCLPAPGPAPFTAATAAFAPLPPPRTRSRRGKNAAVVAGATVAGVVVLGILVAAALMASRRGRNKRVAGDVDKGGGAVAEEQQQQQQQEVAAAAPAVATAAVGREFSWEREGIGKLVFCGGVAEMYSLEELLRASAETLGRGEVGSTYKAVMETGFIVTVKRMRDPSAGGVGAPEFGRRAEELGRVRHPNAVALRAYFQAKEERLLVYDYYPNGSLFSLVHGSRPSSNKGKPLHWTSCMKIAEDVAAGLVHLHQSGIVHGNLKPSNVLLGPDFESCLTDYGLVPALLPSNAELHSLFYRGPEVRAAHPSPSAAAFTPASDVYSFGVLLLELLTGRTPFQDLMELHGDDIPSWVRAVREEERDAESGGGESVSAGGAEEKLTALIGIAAACVAADPGRRPSTAEVLRMVREARAEAMSSSNSSDRSPARWSDAMLAVPRDQSFTTDRD; encoded by the exons ATGCCGCCGCCTTGCTTCCCCAGAGGCAGAAGCAGAGGCCCATGCCCATGGctattcttcctcttcctcctcctgctccacctgtcccccctcgccgcctccgccgccgacgccgacgcccttCTCACCCTCAAGtcctccctcgaccgctccgACCGCCTCCCCTGGCGCCCCGACACCGCGCCCGCCTTCTGCTCCGCCTGGCCCGGCGTGCGCCAGTGCGACCGCGCCGCCCGCGTCACCAAGCTCGTCCTCGAGGGCCTCAACCTCACCGGCTCCCtcaccgccgcgctcctcgcccCGCTCGCCGAGCTCCGCGTCCTCAGCCTCAAGTCCAACGCCCTCACCGGGCCCATCCCGGACGCCCTCCCGCGCGCGCTCCCCAACCTCAAGCTCCTCTACCTCGCCGACAACCGCTTCCAGGGCCGCGTCCCCGCCAGCCTCGCCCTCCTTCACCGTGCCACCGTCATCGTCCTCTCCGGCAACCGCCTCACGGGCCAGATCCCGCGCTCCCTGGCCGCCCTGCCCCGCCTCACCTCGCTGCTCCTCGACCGCAACCTGCTCACCGGGGCCGTCCCGCCGCTGGCGCAGCCCACGCTGAGGGCGCTCAACGTCTCCGCCAACCGCCTGTCGGGCGAGATCCCGCCCGCGCTCGCCGGGAGGTTCAACGCCTCGTCTTTCCTCCCCAATGCCGGGCTGTGCGGCCCTCCGCTGGGCGCCCGGTGCCTCCCCGCCCCGGGCCCCGCGCCGTTcaccgcggccacggcggcgttcgcgcccctgcctccgccgcggaccaggagccggcgcggcaAGAACGCGGCCGTGGTGGCCGGCGCGACGGtggcgggggtggtggtgctgggcatcctggtggcggcggcgctgatggcgtcgcggcgcgggaggaacaagcgcgtcgccggcgacgtggacaagggcggcggagcagtggctgaggagcagcagcagcagcagcagcaggaggtggcagcagcggcgccggccgTGGCAACTGCAGCAGTCGGCCGGGAGTTCTCGTGGGAGCGCGAGGGCATCGGGAAGCTGGTGTtctgcggcggcgtggcggagaTGTACAGCCTGGAGGAGCTGCTGCGCGCGTCGGCGGAGACGCTGGGGCGCGGCGAGGTGGGCAGCACGTACAAGGCGGTCATGGAGACGGGGTTCATCGTGACGGTGAAGCGGATGCGCGACCCGTCGGCGGGCGGGGTGGGCGCGCCGGAGTtcgggcggcgcgcggaggagcTGGGGCGGGTGCGGCATCCCAATGCGGTGGCGCTGCGGGCCTACTTCCAGGCCAAGGAGGAGCGGCTGCTGGTGTACGACTACTACCCAAACGGAAGCCTCTTCTCCCTCGTCCACG GGTCGCGCCCGTCGAGCAACAAGGGGAAGCCGCTGCACTGGACGTCGTGCATGAAGATCGCCGAGGACGTGGCGGCGGGGCTGGTGCACCTCCACCAGTCGGGCATCGTCCACGGCAACCTCAAGCCCTCCAACGTGCTCCTGGGCCCCGACTTCGAATCCTGCCTCACCGACTACGGCCTGGTGCCGGCGCTGCTCCCCTCCAACGCCGAGCTGCACTCCCTCTTCTACCGCGGGCCCGAGGTGCGCGCCGCCCACCCCagccccagcgccgccgccttcacgCCCGCCTCCGACGTCTACAGCTTCGGGGTGCTCCTCCTGGAGCTCCTCACGGGGCGGACGCCGTTCCAGGACCTCATGGAGCTGCACGGCGACGACATCCCCAGCTGGGTGCGCGCCGtgcgcgaggaggagcgggacgCCGAGTCCGGTGGAGGGGAGTCCGTGTCCGCCGGTGGCGCCGAGGAGAAGCTCACGGCGCTGATCGGCATCGCGGCGGCGTGCGTGGCCGCGGACCCCGGCAGGCGGCCCAGCACGGCCGAGGTGCTCCGGATGGTGAGGGAGGCCAGGGCGGAGGCCATGTCCTCGTCCAACAGCAGCGATCGGTCACCGGCGCGGTGGTCGGACGCCATGCTGGCCGTGCCGCGGGATCAGAGCTTCACCACGGACAGGGACTGA
- the LOC117841688 gene encoding uncharacterized protein At2g24330 isoform X1: MSSMGGGEVGTPRGLARSSSGVWWKLGDAAAASDASSEVERRLRGIAEEEAAVRARVERRHAAAPAVRRRIAAASMGLEAVALVYGLWTAARRRGNSSRRLKLLHLLPALAVPAMATLVLAAFARFRRTLDGRDQQHLERLRTERKAKIGSFRGSHHNLQKLIEKYDPDDAADSSNNSSDAAATKKKLKRTHSRLSFHVGDE, from the exons ATGTCGTCGATGGGTGGTGGTGAGGTTGGGACGCCGAGGGGCCTGGCGCGCTCCTCCTCTGGCGTCTGGTGGAAGCTCGGCGATGCAGCAGCCGCCTCGGATGCGTCATcggaggtggagcggcggctgcgcggcatcgccgaggaggaggccgccgtcAGGGCCCGCGTGGAgaggcgccacgccgccgcccccgccgtccgccgcaGGATCGCCGCCGCTTCCATGGGCCTTGAGGCGGTGGCGTTGGTGTACGGCCTGTGGACCGCAGCAAGGAGGCggggcaacagcagcaggagGTTGAAGCTTCTCCATCTGCTGCCTGCGCTCGCCGTACCCGCCATGGCCACGCTCGTGCTCGCGGCGTTCGCACGATTCAGGAGAACGT TGGATGGGCGGGACCAGCAGCATCTTGAGCGCCTCCGAACAGAACGCAAGGCAAAGATTGGCAGCTTCAGGGGAAGCCACCACAACCTGCAGAAGCTCATCGAG AAGTATGATCCCGATGATGCCGCTGACAGCAGTAACAACAGCAGCGATGCTGCTGCTACCAAgaagaagctcaagaggacgCACTCGCGGTTGAGCTTCCATGTCGGAGACGAATGA